The uncultured Methanolobus sp. sequence CAACATGGACACCGGCTGAAACACGTAATCTGACCATTGCAGGTCTTTCCGGGACAGGCACTCACCGCGTTAAAGTTGTGACCCGTAATGGTGTTTCTGCTTATAGTTCTTATACTGTCTGAATTCTCATTGTCCGGGCAAATGGCAACTATATATACTATTAATTATATATTACTACTCTAATTCTATTCGCATCGGGCTGGCAGAAAAACATGAAAAGCATGCTACAGGCAAACAGAGACTCCTTACTGGAAGATACAGGTGCAGAAACCGCAGTAACGCACATGATCTTTTTCATCACTGCAATACTCCTGGCTATCAGCGTAGTTGTCCTTGTCTCTGCTAATGTACAATCCATGCTTTCTTCATCCAGTGCAGGCAGCAAATTACTGTCAGAACAGATGCGGACTGACATTACTATTGTAAATGACCCTGAGCTTATTCCTTACGACAATAGCACCGGTAAATACACTTTTTACGCCAAGAACACCGGAAAGACCGAACTGGCACCGGAATATGTTACCGTATTGGTCGACGGCATACTGATAGAACCGGCAAGTGCTGATGCCGAATTGACAGATGGCGATGTTGTATGGAGGCCGGGTGATATTCTGACATTGAATGTAACTACCAATCCTTCGCCATTGCAAGAAGGGGATCACAGAGTACTTGTTGCAGCAGATAACGGCAAATCCG is a genomic window containing:
- a CDS encoding flagellar protein G; the encoded protein is MKSMLQANRDSLLEDTGAETAVTHMIFFITAILLAISVVVLVSANVQSMLSSSSAGSKLLSEQMRTDITIVNDPELIPYDNSTGKYTFYAKNTGKTELAPEYVTVLVDGILIEPASADAELTDGDVVWRPGDILTLNVTTNPSPLQEGDHRVLVAADNGKSGAMSFKT